Proteins co-encoded in one Gleimia hominis genomic window:
- a CDS encoding Na+/H+ antiporter subunit A, translating to MIAVLLIHALAVALAPVALRYVGRNALLMLATAPLAGVVWALAHTSSVFSGDILAEEYSWVPALSLDVAFRLDPLSWLMVLVVSGVGALVMVYAARYFSENAASLGRFSAVFTAFAGAMFGLVTADHLMMVYLFWEMTTILSFLLIGHHFDRRAARAAARQAIHVTGAGSLAMFAGFVMVAHPTGGSYRISVLVAAIQAGSYDVHSPLVIVGAILIIWGAAAKSALVPHHFWLPGAMAAPTPVSAYLHAAAMVKAGVYLIARLTPAFTYVPGWSPLIVIIGLATMVLGGYRALRQIDLKLVLAYGTVSQLGLISAALGFGTSATMAAGLGMLIAHSVFKSALFMSVGLVEKTTGTRDLRELSNLMRYKPWLAAAGGICAISMAGVPLLLGYLGKEAFVTALVDGTHAVWLLELMPASNLGMRAVELGCLAVLVGGSMFTVAYSWRYWWGAFAPKRVKVDMKVEPTPAVSIAPIVLLAAASLAGAYPAWMDAVTNLIATGMPGDSHIALWSGVVPAVCTGAILIGGAYMAVKRPAVARLQRRLQPKHVNVVSAYRWSVIALENFSARITAILHPGSLPWDVNTILAVFAVIVVYALAHISDPTVKLSLWNSPLEVGIAVVCAAAAVVAVQARRRIKSVIALGVVGSTMVLLFVIYGAPDLALTQSVVEIVSFIVFALVLRSLPRFFSNRPLQISRWLRLALACTVGAAVSVATIFAVQARVHEPSSDLMKKEALPFGYGTNIVNVTLVDIRAWDTIGELSVVLVTATGVASLIYLSRRHTRIERAPRVSVGSWLPSTARLSPLQRSVMLEIGVRLMFPTLIVVSIWLTLVGHNNPGGGFAGGVVAGIALVLRYLAGGRAELWSALPIAPGRMLGLGLFIAAIGALMPLAQGKRVLESTPIDIPLGFVGQLHFTTALVVDIGVYVLVFALVLDLLASLGAQIDRDREQSQAQRQKPSQSQEKDVKL from the coding sequence GTGATTGCAGTACTATTGATCCACGCGCTAGCCGTGGCACTCGCCCCCGTGGCGCTGCGATACGTGGGCCGGAACGCACTGCTCATGCTGGCAACCGCCCCCCTAGCCGGAGTGGTCTGGGCGCTCGCACACACCAGCAGTGTCTTCAGTGGCGACATCCTCGCAGAGGAGTATTCGTGGGTGCCCGCGCTCTCCCTTGACGTGGCTTTTCGCTTAGATCCTTTGTCGTGGCTCATGGTGCTAGTCGTCAGCGGTGTCGGGGCACTGGTGATGGTGTACGCTGCCCGATACTTCTCTGAAAACGCCGCCTCCCTAGGCCGGTTCAGCGCCGTCTTCACCGCGTTCGCGGGCGCCATGTTCGGCCTCGTCACCGCCGACCATCTGATGATGGTCTACCTGTTTTGGGAAATGACTACTATCCTCTCATTCCTGCTAATTGGTCACCACTTCGACCGCCGCGCCGCCCGCGCTGCTGCCCGGCAAGCCATACACGTAACTGGCGCCGGCTCGCTCGCCATGTTCGCCGGTTTCGTCATGGTTGCCCACCCCACGGGTGGTTCCTACCGGATCTCTGTTCTTGTGGCCGCCATTCAAGCCGGCAGCTACGACGTTCACTCACCCCTGGTTATAGTGGGGGCGATCCTCATCATCTGGGGTGCAGCTGCTAAATCCGCGCTCGTCCCCCACCACTTCTGGCTGCCCGGCGCCATGGCGGCCCCAACCCCCGTGTCCGCCTACCTACACGCCGCCGCTATGGTGAAAGCCGGCGTGTATCTCATCGCCCGGCTCACCCCAGCGTTCACATACGTACCCGGCTGGTCCCCCCTCATCGTAATAATCGGTCTGGCAACCATGGTTCTGGGCGGGTACCGAGCACTGCGGCAAATCGACCTCAAACTAGTCCTCGCCTACGGAACCGTGTCGCAACTAGGATTAATCAGCGCAGCCCTCGGATTCGGCACTTCCGCCACCATGGCGGCGGGTCTGGGTATGCTCATCGCCCACTCCGTATTCAAATCAGCCCTGTTCATGAGCGTTGGGCTGGTTGAAAAAACCACGGGAACGCGGGACCTGCGGGAACTATCGAACCTCATGCGGTACAAACCATGGCTAGCCGCAGCGGGTGGGATCTGCGCAATCTCAATGGCGGGTGTGCCCCTGCTCCTGGGATACCTGGGGAAAGAAGCGTTCGTGACCGCGCTCGTAGACGGTACGCACGCAGTGTGGCTGCTAGAACTCATGCCCGCATCAAACCTGGGAATGCGCGCGGTAGAACTAGGGTGTCTTGCGGTACTCGTTGGGGGCTCCATGTTCACAGTCGCGTACTCGTGGCGCTACTGGTGGGGAGCTTTTGCCCCCAAACGTGTAAAAGTGGACATGAAAGTAGAACCCACCCCGGCGGTATCCATCGCCCCGATCGTGCTACTAGCCGCCGCATCCCTGGCGGGTGCGTACCCCGCGTGGATGGATGCGGTCACGAACCTGATCGCAACGGGCATGCCCGGAGATAGTCATATTGCCCTGTGGTCCGGGGTTGTGCCCGCGGTGTGCACGGGCGCGATCCTAATTGGGGGTGCCTACATGGCGGTTAAACGCCCCGCCGTTGCCCGGCTGCAACGACGCCTACAGCCCAAACACGTGAACGTCGTCAGTGCCTACCGGTGGTCCGTGATAGCACTAGAGAACTTCTCGGCTCGCATCACCGCCATATTGCACCCCGGCTCTCTACCGTGGGACGTGAACACTATCCTGGCGGTGTTCGCCGTTATCGTGGTTTACGCACTCGCCCACATTAGTGACCCGACGGTTAAGCTGAGCTTGTGGAACTCCCCGCTTGAAGTGGGGATCGCCGTCGTGTGTGCTGCCGCCGCAGTGGTCGCCGTGCAGGCGCGGAGGCGAATAAAATCCGTGATTGCCCTGGGCGTAGTGGGCTCCACCATGGTGCTTTTGTTCGTGATCTACGGCGCTCCCGACCTGGCTCTGACCCAATCCGTGGTTGAAATCGTCTCTTTCATCGTGTTCGCCCTCGTGCTGCGCTCCCTACCCCGCTTCTTCTCGAACCGACCCCTGCAGATCTCCCGCTGGCTCCGCCTAGCCCTGGCATGCACCGTTGGAGCTGCCGTTTCCGTAGCCACGATTTTCGCAGTGCAAGCCCGGGTTCACGAACCGTCCTCAGACCTCATGAAAAAAGAAGCCCTCCCATTCGGATACGGCACCAACATCGTGAACGTCACCCTGGTGGATATTCGGGCGTGGGACACCATTGGGGAACTGTCCGTGGTGCTCGTGACCGCAACTGGGGTGGCGTCCCTGATCTACCTTTCGCGCCGCCACACCCGCATTGAACGAGCCCCACGCGTATCCGTCGGATCCTGGCTCCCCTCCACCGCCCGCCTGTCCCCGCTGCAGCGATCCGTGATGCTAGAAATCGGGGTGCGACTCATGTTCCCCACCCTGATTGTCGTATCCATCTGGCTGACCCTGGTGGGCCACAACAATCCCGGTGGTGGGTTCGCCGGTGGGGTAGTGGCCGGGATTGCACTGGTATTGCGATATTTAGCTGGAGGGCGCGCGGAACTCTGGTCGGCCCTACCGATTGCGCCAGGCCGCATGCTAGGACTGGGGTTGTTCATCGCCGCGATCGGGGCGCTCATGCCCCTGGCTCAAGGTAAACGAGTACTAGAATCAACCCCCATCGACATTCCCCTCGGGTTCGTTGGCCAACTGCACTTCACCACCGCGCTCGTGGTTGACATTGGTGTGTACGTGCTCGTGTTTGCCCTCGTGCTAGACCTACTGGCTTCCCTAGGCGCCCAAATCGACCGCGACCGCGAACAGTCTCAAGCGCAGCGGCAAAAGCCATCCCAGAGCCAAGAGAAGGACGTGAAACTGTGA
- a CDS encoding MFS transporter: protein MTFRLALVRRAQYLMIAGLITSFIGSEMIEGAATGLVALGVLPVVWVPLYSTVTDLQDSFAASVAKIVEKRDPGAVLVACELTDVGISLITVTLILAFGDGYLTMILIGYLLIASILPLIVDLAEEFYLNDIGQVDAQLVLQANTIISVATGTAGLMLARPVGALVSSTGIAVILGFNIAFSFLVVVLRWRSTATFHPQHVLEEENEDEPEGFLGSIKDFLLPHSPRHVLRFGVLSPVFSFFLSLAPAMIATYVLLWLANSGDKPLVRLGTMLFAMGLAQALIPLLMARLMRNVQDRGSARLITIFLIIMLGTYLTVLMVIIALPDGPFRFFIVLASLIVASSSAWCVRFAISTLRQSCLNQADFRTVVGWSYSLTAIGGIAGSWLGYMLKADIDPRFSLLGAVITMAGLVSWLVIKRVTLPPSVRS from the coding sequence ATGACTTTCCGTCTAGCTTTAGTGCGGCGCGCCCAATATCTGATGATTGCGGGGCTTATTACTTCCTTTATTGGTTCCGAAATGATCGAGGGGGCTGCCACCGGTTTGGTAGCTCTAGGTGTACTACCGGTGGTCTGGGTGCCACTGTATTCCACCGTCACCGACTTGCAAGACTCATTTGCCGCATCGGTAGCCAAGATAGTAGAAAAACGCGACCCCGGTGCGGTGCTGGTTGCCTGCGAACTAACCGACGTCGGAATCTCCCTCATCACAGTGACGTTGATATTAGCTTTCGGGGATGGTTACCTCACAATGATTTTGATAGGGTATCTTCTCATAGCCTCAATCTTGCCGCTCATAGTAGACCTGGCCGAAGAGTTCTACCTGAACGACATTGGGCAGGTGGATGCCCAGCTAGTGCTGCAAGCAAATACGATTATTTCGGTTGCCACCGGTACCGCTGGGCTCATGCTGGCTCGCCCAGTGGGAGCACTCGTTAGCTCTACCGGAATCGCGGTCATCCTCGGCTTTAATATTGCTTTCTCCTTCTTAGTGGTTGTTCTTCGCTGGCGTTCCACCGCAACCTTCCATCCACAACACGTCCTTGAGGAAGAAAACGAAGACGAGCCGGAAGGGTTCTTGGGCTCTATCAAAGATTTCTTGCTCCCTCACAGTCCTCGGCACGTTCTCAGATTTGGTGTCCTATCTCCAGTGTTCTCATTCTTTCTATCCCTAGCGCCAGCAATGATCGCAACCTATGTATTGTTGTGGTTAGCGAACAGCGGAGACAAGCCCTTAGTGCGCCTGGGAACCATGTTGTTTGCAATGGGCCTCGCTCAAGCCCTCATTCCTCTGCTGATGGCCCGGCTCATGCGCAACGTTCAGGACCGAGGCTCAGCTCGCCTTATCACCATATTTCTGATAATCATGCTCGGAACCTATCTGACCGTACTCATGGTAATCATCGCACTGCCGGATGGTCCGTTCCGCTTTTTCATTGTCCTCGCCAGCCTGATCGTGGCGTCCTCCTCCGCGTGGTGCGTGCGCTTCGCGATTTCCACACTACGCCAGTCGTGTCTAAACCAAGCTGATTTCCGCACTGTAGTGGGCTGGTCGTATTCCCTGACCGCCATCGGAGGAATCGCCGGTTCCTGGCTCGGATACATGCTCAAAGCAGATATTGACCCCCGTTTTTCTCTGCTGGGCGCGGTGATCACAATGGCCGGCCTAGTTAGCTGGCTTGTCATAAAACGGGTGACGCTACCACCATCCGTTCGATCTTGA
- the dcd gene encoding dCTP deaminase yields MLLSDRDIRRAIEDGRVALDPWDEPMLQPSSVDVRLDRYFRLFDNHKYPVIDPAKPQESLTHLVDVGQEEPFVLHPGEFVLGSTFERVTLGSDVAARLEGKSSLGRLGLLTHSTAGFIDPGFSGHVTLELSNTATMPILLYPGMKVGQLCFFQLSSPAEFPYGSGATGSRYQGQRGPTASRSHLGFECVNVPASADFEGKQL; encoded by the coding sequence ATGTTGTTAAGTGATCGCGATATCCGCCGCGCAATCGAAGATGGGCGCGTGGCACTGGACCCGTGGGACGAACCCATGCTGCAACCCTCCAGCGTGGACGTGCGGTTAGACCGGTACTTCCGACTGTTCGACAACCACAAGTACCCAGTAATCGACCCGGCGAAACCACAAGAAAGCCTCACGCACCTGGTGGACGTGGGGCAAGAAGAACCATTCGTGCTGCACCCCGGAGAGTTCGTACTCGGCTCCACGTTCGAACGCGTCACCCTCGGGTCCGACGTTGCCGCCCGCCTGGAAGGCAAATCTTCCCTGGGCCGCCTGGGGCTGCTGACGCACTCCACCGCCGGATTCATCGACCCCGGTTTCAGCGGACACGTAACCCTCGAACTATCGAACACGGCAACGATGCCGATCCTGCTTTACCCCGGTATGAAGGTGGGGCAACTGTGCTTCTTCCAACTGTCCTCACCCGCCGAGTTCCCCTACGGGTCCGGCGCCACGGGGTCTCGCTACCAAGGGCAACGCGGCCCCACGGCTTCACGCTCACACCTCGGGTTCGAATGCGTTAACGTGCCCGCATCCGCCGATTTTGAAGGCAAACAGCTATGA